The stretch of DNA GTCCGCCAGCGGGTCGCCGATGGTGGACATCTCCCAGTCGAAGATGGAGAGCAGGCGGGCCGGCGGGTTCGGATCGAAGGTGACGTTGTCGAGCTTGTAGTCGCCGTGCACGATGGCGGGCGGCGCGTCCTCGGGCACGTGGCCGGCCAGCCACGCGCCCACCCGGACCAGGTCGGGGAGCGGCCGGGAGAACTGCGTGGCCAGCTCGAGCTGGCCCCGCCACCGCTTGACCTGCCGCTCCAGGTACCCGGTTGGCCGCCCCCACCCCTGGAGCCCCACGGACTGCCAGTCCACGGCGTGCAGCTCGGCCAGGGCATCCACCAGCTCGTCGCCGATCCCCTCGCGGGCGGTGACGTCGTCGGCGAACCCCGGGGGAAGCTCGCCTCGCATGACGAACCCGCGGACTCGTTCCATGAGGTAGAAGGGCGCGCCGATCACCGCCCGGTCGTCGCAGGCCAGTACGGGGCGGGGAGCCCGGACGCCGGTTCCGGACAGGGCCGACAGCACGCGGTACTCGCGGAGGACGTCGTGGGCGGTGGGCAGGAACGCCCCGCGGGGCGGGCGGCGGAGCACCCATTCGTCCTCGCCCCGGCGCACGAAAAAGGTCTCGTTGGAGTGCCCGGCCATGTGCCGCTCGACCTCCACGCGCCCGGGGCCGGGAAGGCGGTCCTCCAGGAACCGCTCCAGGGCGTCCGGGTCGACCAGCGGGCGCTGGCGGTCCTCGGCCCGGGGACCTGCCCCCGTCACGCCTCGGCTCCGATCAGCCGGCGACTGAGCTGCCCGTCCGCTGCCATGTCGATGGCCGTCCACGCCATGGCCAGCGCGCCCTCGATGGCGGCGCGGTCGGCCGGCTCGGCCACGCACTGCGCGGTGAACGCCGGCTGGTGGTTCACCGCCGGCAGGGAGTCGATCCCCAGGGCCGGATGGATCGTCGGGATGGCCAGCGACACGTTTCCCATGTCCGTGGAGGCCGCGGCCCGCTTCACCATGTCCCCCAGGTCCGGGAACGTCCGCCCGATGGCCTCGGCGTTCCGCCGGTACAGCCGGGCCATGTCGGGGTCGTGGCGCATCTCCGCGTAGGCCGGGTACTCGTGCACGACCTCGAGCGTGGCCCCGGTGGCCAGGGCGCCGGCCTCGAAGCACCGCATGACCTTGTCCCGGACCTCCTGAAGCTCGGCCAGGGTGCTGGCCCGGACCATGTACTGGGCCTCGGTGTGGGCCGGGACCACGTTCTGGGCGTCCCCTCCCTTGGTGACGATCCCGTGGACCCGATCGGTCTGCCGGAGGTGCTGGCGGAGCAGCCCGATCCCCACCTGCGCCACCACCAGCGCGTCGGCCGCGTTGATGCCGAGCTCCGGGAACGCCGACGCGTGCGCCTCCCGCCCCGTGTACCGGAGGTCGAACGACACCGCGGCGATGATCGGCATCTCCACCAGCTCGAACGGGGCGGGATGGACCATCATGGCCGCATGGACGCCCTCGAAGCCGCCCCGCTCCAGCATCAGGATCTTGCCGCCGCCACCTTCCTCCGCGGGCGTTCCGACCACCGACACGGTCAACCCGGCGTCGTCGGCGACCTCCGCCAGGGCCAGCCCGGCCCCCACCGCGGCGGCGGCGATCACGTTGTGGCCGCAGGCATGCCCGATGTCGGGAAGCGCGTCGTACTCGGCGCAGATGGCCACGTGCAACGGGCCGGTGCCGACCGTCCCCCGAAAGGCGGTGGGGAGCTCGCAGATCCCGCGCTCCACCCGGAAGCCGCCGAGCTCGAGGGCCTCGGCCACCCATGTCGAGGCCTGTTCCTCCTCGTAGCCGAGCTCCGGGTTGGCGTGGATGCGGTGGCTGAGGTCGAGGAGAGCCTCCCGGGCCCGCTCCAGCCTGGCTCGGGCCGCCTCCTTCAGGCCGTCCGCGCTCACGCGATCCCTCCCGTCGCTCCCTTGGTGGTTCGCTCCGCCAGGTAGGCCTTCAGCAGGTTGCGGGCGATGACCATGCGGTGGACCTCCGACGGGCCGTCGTAGATCCGGGCGGCGCGAGCGTCCTGGTAGAACCGCGCCAGCGGGACGTCGGTGGCGATGCCGAGCGAGCCGAACACCTGCACGGCCCGGTCCAGGATCCGCCCCAGGGCTTCCGCCACGAACACCTTCACGATGGAGACCTCCTGGCGGTGGTCGTCGCCGCGGTCGATCTTCCACGCCGCGTGCAGGACCATCAGGCGGGACGCGTACAGCTCGATGACGGAGTCGGCCAGCATCCACTGGATGGCCTCGTGCTCCGCCAGCCGCTTGCCGAAGGCCTCGCGCTCCAGGGCCCGTCCCGTCGCCAGGTCCAGGGCCCGTTGGGCCACCCCGATCCACCGCATGGCGTGGCCGATCCGGCCCATCCCCAGGCGCTGCTGCGACAGCGCGAATCCCTCGCCCGGACCGCCCAGCATCGCGTCGGCCGGAACCCGGCAGCCCTCCAGGCGAACCTCGCAGTGCCCGCCGGGCCCGGCGGAGCCCATCACCGGGATCTCCCGGACCACCTTCCAGCCCGGGGTGTCGGCGTCCACGATGAACAACGAGTACCGGCGGTGCGGCTTCTCCTGGTCGGGGTCCGTCATCGCGACCACGATGGCGAACGCCGCGCCCTGCGCCCCCGACACGAACCACTTCTCCCCGTCGACGACCCACTCGTCGCCGTCGCGAACCGCCGTCGTGCGGAGCTGGCGGGGATCGGAGCTGGCCACGTCCTGCTCGGTCATGGCGAAGCAGGAACGGATCCGCGCCGCGGCGAGTGGCTTCAGGTACCGGTCCTTCTGCTCTGGCGTCCCGGCCCCCAGCAGCAGGTGCATGTTCCCCTCGTCGGGGGCCATGACGTTGAGCGCCAGCGAGGCCAGACCGGACACCCCGAGCTCCTGCGACACCAGGGCCATGCCCAGCGCGCCCAGGCCCAGGCCGCCCCACTCCGCGGGCAGGTGCGGCGTCCACAGCCCGGCCTCCCTGGCCTTCGCCCGCAGCTCGGGGAGGAACGACTCGTAGTCCTCGCCGTTGAGCTCGGCCTCCACCGGCAACACCTCGTCCTGAACGAACGCGGCCACCCGCCCCCGGAACTCCTCCAGCTCCGCAGGCACCTCGAAGTCGATCAGTGGCCTGCACCTTCCTCCTGGACCAGCTCCACGAGCACGCCGGCGAACCCCTTCGGATGCACGAACGCCACGGTGGTGCCCCGCGAGCCGGGTCGGGGCGCCTCGTCGATCAGCGGCACGCCCTGGACCCGAAGGTGCTCGATGGCGGCCGCGACGTCGGGGACCCGGTAGCCCACGTGGTGCACCCCTTCACCCCGCCGTTCCAGGAACCTCCCGACTGGCGTGTCCGGCCCCAGCGCCGCCAGCAGCTGCACGAAGGACGTGCCCACCCGGAACAGGACCTCCTCCACACCCTGGTCGTGGACGGTCTCCCGGTGGACCGGCTCCGCGCCCAGCACCCGGCGGTAGTGCTCCACGGACGCGTCCAGGTCCCGGACCGCGATGCCGACGTGGTCGATCTCCGTCGCGCCGATGCCGGCCGGGATCACGCCGTGCGCCCGTTCGCGGAGTCCCTGGCGTTCCGGGCCACCCGCCGCCGGCTCCGAGGGGGCGCCGGCTGGAGCCGCTGGATCAGGTCCAGGGCCTCGGTGAAATGGTAGGCGGGCATGGTCAGGGCCTTGGTCACGGCCGCCACGCCCTGGTACCGGAGCTTGGCCATGTCCACCCTGGGCTCGGCCCCTTCGTTCGGGTTCGTGGCGTAGAACTCCACGAGCTCCATGAACTGCTTGATGGACGGCACCAGGCCGCCCCGCTCGTACGCGTAGATGGTCTGTTGCGCCGCGGGGGACCCGGGCTTCGCGGCGGCGTCCCGGACGGCGCGGTATCCGGCCGAGCGCCGCAGCCCGCGCAGGAGTCCCCCGATCGTTCGGGCGGTCTCCTCGTCGATGCGTTCCAGCTTCTTCCTGGGCATGGGCGCGTTCCGTGAAGCTCCCTCTCGGCCGGTGCCCACGATAGTCGCTCGGCTCTGTCCATTGCAGCGAAGCCAATGCCCCGTGGGTCTCTCAGCCCCACGGACCGGCGAACGGGCCAAACGGCTGATGGCCTTACCGGATGCCGGTAGGTAGCATCGCCCTGCCCGGATGCGGACAACTTCCGGCTGGAGGCGCCGCCCCGATGAGCAGGAGAAACGAGAGCGCGGCATTCGTGGAGGGCTCGCAGCTCCTGCGGGCGGGCCGGGCCGACGTGGCCCGGGTCCGGGCCCGAACCCGGCACCGGCGGGTCACCCGCCTGGCGGTCGTCCTGGGGGCCCTGGTCGCGTTCCTGTGGTTCCGGTACCTCACCGGGGATCCCATCGGCCTGCCGCATCTGCCGTCGGGAGCCGAGCTGTGGCTGCCCCCACTCCTGCTGGTCGTCCTGCTCGGGGCGGCGTTGATCCTGCCGATGGTGGCGAACTCGCGGTCACCGCACATGCTGATCCGCCCGGAGCACATCGAGCTGGGGCTGTTCGACGTGAAGGGCCTCGACCCGCAGGTGGAGGAGGTCCTGCACACGCTGGACGTGTTCATGGGGTACGCCACGTTCCGCAAGGAGCTGGGAGGGAACCCGCGCCGCGGCATGCTGTTCGAGGGGCCGCCCGGCACCGGCAAGACGTTCATGGCCAAGGCCATGGCCAAGCAGGCCGGCGTGCCCTTCCTGTTCGTGTCGTCGCCCGCCTTCCAGTCCATGTGGTTCGGGATGACCGCCGCCCGGATCCGGGCGTTCTTCAAGGCGCTGCGGAAGGCGGCCCGTCGCGAGGGCGGCGCCATCGGGTTCATCGAGGAGATCGACGCCATCGGGGCGAGCCGGGGCGCGTTGTCGTCCACGCAGGCCCCGCCGGAACCTGCCGCGGGCGCCGGCCGGGCGGTGTCCCGGATGGTGTCCCCGGGCACCGGCGGCATGGTGAACGAGCTGCTGATCCAGCTCCAGTCCTTCGACCAGCCGCCCCTTCGCGAACGGATGTGGCACCGGGTGCTGGAGTGGCTGAACGGCTACATCCCGGAGGGCAAGCGCCTCCAGTCCGGAAAGCCCAAGTACCACAACATCCTGCTGATCGCGGCGACGAACCGGGCCGACGACCTCGACCCCGCGCTGCTCCGCCCGGGGCGGTTCGACCGCCGTCTGTATTTCGACCTCCCCACCAAGCAGGGGCGTCGCGACCTGATCGACTTCTTCCTGCTCCGCAAGGCCCACCACGAGCAGCTGGAGGCGGAGGAGGCGCGCGACCGGCTGGCCCACGACACCCTCGGCTACACCCCGGTAGCCATCGAGCATCTCTTCGACGAGGCCCTGCTGATTGCGCTTCGTGACGGCCGCCGCGCGATGAACGTGGCCGACGTGTACGAGGCCAAGATGAACGAGGAGGTCGGCCTGAAGCAGCAGGTCGTGTACACGGAGGAGGAGCGCCGGGCCGTGGCCACGCACGAGGCTGGCCACGCCACCGTCGCCCACTTCCTGAGCACGGAGCGACGGCTGGAGGTCCTGTCGATCATCAAGCGCAGCAAGTCGCTCGGCCTGCTCGCCCACGGGGATCGGGAGGAGCGCTTCACCCGGGCCCGCTCGGAGCTGGAGGCCTCGGTGGCCATCGCGCTGGGCGGGCTGGTGTCCGAGGAGGTGTTCCTGGGGCAGAGCGGGACGGGTCCCGCGAACGACCTGGCCACCGCCACGCAGGTCGCCGCCACCATGGTCGGCGCGCTGGGGATGGCCGGGTCGATGGTCTCCTACGAGGCCATGGACACGGGGCCGATCGCGCCGGCCAACCTGGTGGCCAAGGTGCTGTCGGACGAGGACGCCAAGCGCCGGGTCGAGGACATCCTGAACGCCCAGAAGGAACGGGTGACCGCCCTGCTGGAGGAGAACCGCGACGTGGTCGAGGCCCTCCGCGACGCGCTGATCGAGCGCGACGAGCTGGTCGGCGACGCCATCACGGACGTCATCGACCGCGCCCTGGCGGTTCGCCAAGCTTGACGCGCGCCACGGGCCGGGCGCCACGACGCGTCGACGGGAAACGAGGGTCTCAGCCCTGGTAGCCGCCCTCCGGCGAATGGCCTGAACCTCCCCTGATCGACTCCACCCGGGCAATGATCAGTCCTCCCAGCAGGCCGAAGAACGCTCCCAGTGACAGGATGCCGAACACGCCGGCCGCCTTTGCCGTGGCCGAGCTCGGACTGAGGATGGTGACCACGGTCATCACGATCCACAGCGCGAGCGCGAGATAGAAGATGGCGGCCACCAGTCGTATCGGACTCTGCTGTGCCGCGGGTCGTTGCATGCCCTCCCCCCCTTCGGATCGGAACCGTCCATGTCGGGTCGGAGCGTAGACTGGGGAGAACCCTTCGAACAGGAGCGTTGCCATGACCCCATCCGTCATCGCCGCCGGCGCGCGGACGCCCATCGGGAAGTTCGCCGGCGGGTTCAAGGACCTCGCGGCCGTGGACCTCGGGGCCGTGGCCATCCGCGAGGCGCTGGCCCGCTCCGGCGTGCCTGCCGACCGGGTCGACTACGTCATCATGGGGCAGGTGCTCCAGGCCGGCGCCGGCCAGATCACGGCCCGCCAGGCCGCCATCAAGGCGGGGATCCCGAAGGAAGTCCCGGCCATCACCATCAACAAGGTGTGCCTGTCCGGCCTGAACGCCATCGCGCTGGCCGACCAGCTCATCCGGGCCGGCGAGATCAAGATCGCCGTGGCCGGTGGGATGGAGTCGATGACCAACGCGCCGTACCTGCTGCCCGACGCGCGGTTCGGTTCCCGCCTGGGGAACTCGCGGATCGTGGACTCCATGATCTACGACGGGCTGTGGTCGACCTTCACCGACCAGCACATGGGGGAGTCCTCCGACGAGGTCAACGCGGAGCTGTCCCTCACACGCGAGGACCAGGACGCCTGGTCCGCCCGGAGCCACCGGCGTGCCGCGGCCGCGTGGGACGAGGGCCGCATGGCCGAGGAGGTCGTCCCGGTCGAGGTTCCGCAGCGCAAGGGCGACCCGGTGGTGGTGGATCGTGACGAGGGCATCCGCCCCGACACCTCCCCCGAGGGCCTGGCCGCGCTGAAGCCCGCGTTCAAGCCGGACGGCACCATCACCGCCGGCAACGCGTCGCAGATCTCCGATGGGGCTGCGGCGGTCGTGGTCATGGCTCCGGAGATCGCGGAGGAGCTGGGCGTGACGCCGCTGGCCGAGGTCGTGGCCCACGGGATGTCCGCCGAGCGCTACGCCTATCTGCACACCGTCCCCGCGCTGGCCATGCAGAACGCCCTCAAGAAGGCGGGCAGGGATGTCCACGACCTCGGGCTCATCGAGATCAACGAGGCGTTCGCGTCGGTCGCGCTGAATGCCACCCGCATGCTGGGAGCCGACGAGGAGATCGTGAACGTGAACGGCGGCGCGATCGCGCTGGGCCACCCCATCGGGGCCTCGGGGGCCCGTCTGGTGCTCACGCTGGCCTACGAGATGCGCCGGCGCGGTGTGGACCTGGGGGGCGCCTCGCTGTGCGGCGGAGGCGGCCAGGGCGACGCGCTGATCATCCGTCGCGTGGCGTGACCGCCGGGGAAGTCCAGACGGCGCTGCTGGTCCCCATCCCGGAAGCGGAGCCGCTGGTGGGGCCGTGGCGGGCCCGGTACGCGCTCGACGCCCGCAAGGGCGTTCCGGCCCACGTCACCGTGATGGCCCCGTTCCTGCGGCCCGAGGAGATCGGACCGGACGTCGTGGGGAACCTGAACGAGACCCTGGGCCGGTTCGAGCCGTGGGACTTCCGGCTGGTCCGGCCGGCCCGGTTCGACGACGCCCTGCTGTACCTGGAACCCGACCGCGCCGACCCGTTCCTCGAGCTCACCCGTGTCGTGATGGACCTTTTCCCGGGCCTGAAGCCCTACGGCGGGCAGCTCGAGCTGGACGAGGTGATCCCACACCTCACGGTGGCGGACTGCCAGGCCCCGGGGATCTGCGAGGATGGCGCCGTGCTGGATCGGGTCGAACGCGAGATCGCCGGAAGCCTCCCCGTCGATGCCACCGCCAGCCAGGTCTGGCTGATGTCGGGCGACGGCACATGGAAGGTCGACGCCCGGTTCGCGCTGCACGGCGACCTGACCCTGTGAGGCAGAAAGCGCCTCCGGGCATCCACGCGAACATCGACCGGAAACGGGCATGAGCGCCGGCGGATTGTCGACGGCGCGGCTCGGCCGCATGCACGACGTCATGGCCGGACATGTGGAGGGGGGCGGCGTGCCCGGTCTCGTCACGCTCGTCAGCCGGCGCGGCGAGGTGCACGTGGACGCCATCGGGATGAAAGCGCTCAGGGGCAGCGACCCGATGCGGCGCGACACCATCTTCCGCATCTCCTCGATGACCAAGCCGGTCACCGCCGCGGCCACGATGATCCTGGTGGAGGAGTGCAGGCTGCGGCTGGACGAGCCGGTGGATCGCCTGCTGCCCGAGCTGTCCGGGAGGAGAGTTCTGAAACGGCTCGACGGGCCGCTCGACGACACCGTGCCGGCGCACCGGCCGATCACCGTGCGCGACCTGCTCACGTTCCGGATGGGCTTCGGCCTGGTGATGGCGCCGCCGGGCACCTATCCGATCCAGCAGGCCACGGACGAGCTGCGCCTCGCCCAGGGACCGCCGAGCCCCTCGACGCCGCCCGAGCCGGACGAATGGATCCGCCGCCTGGGGACGCTGCCACTCATGCATCAGCCGGGCGAGCAGTGGATGTACAACACGGCGGCCGACGTCCTCGGTGTCCTGATCGCCCGGGCCGCCGGCCGGCCGTTCGAGACGTTTCTGCGCGAACGGATCTTCGAGCCGCTCGGCATGAAGGACACCGGATTCAGCCCGCCCGCCTCCGAGCTCGATCGCCTGGCCACCAGCTACTGGACCGATCCCGGAACCGGAGCGCTGGAGCTGTATGACGAGGCCGAGGGCGGCCAGTGGAGCGGCCCGCCAGCGTTCCCGTCCGGCGCCGGAGGCCTGGTCTCCACGACCGACGACTTCCTGGCCTTCGGCCAGATGATGCTGGACGGGGGCCGGCGAGGCAGCGAGAGGATTCTGTCGAGGCCCTCGGTCGGGCTCATGACGGCGGACCACCTGACCCCCGAGCAGAAGGCGTCGTCCAGCCTGGTCCCCGGGTACTGGGACAGCCACGGATGGGGCTTCGGCCTGTCCGTGGTCACCAGGGTCGACGGGATGGAGGGGTCCGTCGGCACGTTCGGCTGGGACGGCGGCATGGGAACGGTCTGGCACTCGGATCCCCGGGAGGACATGGTGACCATCCTTATGACCCAAGCGGGCTGGACCTCCCCCAGTCCTCCGGCCGTGTGCCTCGATTTCTGGACCTCCGCCTACGGGGCCATCGACGACTGAGGCGGCCGGCGGTACTACGCTACCGGCCGCCGCATCAGGAAAGGCGTCGGCCGTGACCGAGACCGCGTTCGAGCTTCCCGAGGACC from Actinomycetota bacterium encodes:
- a CDS encoding beta-lactamase family protein, whose protein sequence is MSAGGLSTARLGRMHDVMAGHVEGGGVPGLVTLVSRRGEVHVDAIGMKALRGSDPMRRDTIFRISSMTKPVTAAATMILVEECRLRLDEPVDRLLPELSGRRVLKRLDGPLDDTVPAHRPITVRDLLTFRMGFGLVMAPPGTYPIQQATDELRLAQGPPSPSTPPEPDEWIRRLGTLPLMHQPGEQWMYNTAADVLGVLIARAAGRPFETFLRERIFEPLGMKDTGFSPPASELDRLATSYWTDPGTGALELYDEAEGGQWSGPPAFPSGAGGLVSTTDDFLAFGQMMLDGGRRGSERILSRPSVGLMTADHLTPEQKASSSLVPGYWDSHGWGFGLSVVTRVDGMEGSVGTFGWDGGMGTVWHSDPREDMVTILMTQAGWTSPSPPAVCLDFWTSAYGAIDD
- the mce gene encoding methylmalonyl-CoA epimerase codes for the protein MIPAGIGATEIDHVGIAVRDLDASVEHYRRVLGAEPVHRETVHDQGVEEVLFRVGTSFVQLLAALGPDTPVGRFLERRGEGVHHVGYRVPDVAAAIEHLRVQGVPLIDEAPRPGSRGTTVAFVHPKGFAGVLVELVQEEGAGH
- a CDS encoding AAA family ATPase codes for the protein MSRRNESAAFVEGSQLLRAGRADVARVRARTRHRRVTRLAVVLGALVAFLWFRYLTGDPIGLPHLPSGAELWLPPLLLVVLLGAALILPMVANSRSPHMLIRPEHIELGLFDVKGLDPQVEEVLHTLDVFMGYATFRKELGGNPRRGMLFEGPPGTGKTFMAKAMAKQAGVPFLFVSSPAFQSMWFGMTAARIRAFFKALRKAARREGGAIGFIEEIDAIGASRGALSSTQAPPEPAAGAGRAVSRMVSPGTGGMVNELLIQLQSFDQPPLRERMWHRVLEWLNGYIPEGKRLQSGKPKYHNILLIAATNRADDLDPALLRPGRFDRRLYFDLPTKQGRRDLIDFFLLRKAHHEQLEAEEARDRLAHDTLGYTPVAIEHLFDEALLIALRDGRRAMNVADVYEAKMNEEVGLKQQVVYTEEERRAVATHEAGHATVAHFLSTERRLEVLSIIKRSKSLGLLAHGDREERFTRARSELEASVAIALGGLVSEEVFLGQSGTGPANDLATATQVAATMVGALGMAGSMVSYEAMDTGPIAPANLVAKVLSDEDAKRRVEDILNAQKERVTALLEENRDVVEALRDALIERDELVGDAITDVIDRALAVRQA
- a CDS encoding M20 family metallopeptidase — translated: MSADGLKEAARARLERAREALLDLSHRIHANPELGYEEEQASTWVAEALELGGFRVERGICELPTAFRGTVGTGPLHVAICAEYDALPDIGHACGHNVIAAAAVGAGLALAEVADDAGLTVSVVGTPAEEGGGGKILMLERGGFEGVHAAMMVHPAPFELVEMPIIAAVSFDLRYTGREAHASAFPELGINAADALVVAQVGIGLLRQHLRQTDRVHGIVTKGGDAQNVVPAHTEAQYMVRASTLAELQEVRDKVMRCFEAGALATGATLEVVHEYPAYAEMRHDPDMARLYRRNAEAIGRTFPDLGDMVKRAAASTDMGNVSLAIPTIHPALGIDSLPAVNHQPAFTAQCVAEPADRAAIEGALAMAWTAIDMAADGQLSRRLIGAEA
- a CDS encoding acetyl-CoA C-acetyltransferase, with product MTPSVIAAGARTPIGKFAGGFKDLAAVDLGAVAIREALARSGVPADRVDYVIMGQVLQAGAGQITARQAAIKAGIPKEVPAITINKVCLSGLNAIALADQLIRAGEIKIAVAGGMESMTNAPYLLPDARFGSRLGNSRIVDSMIYDGLWSTFTDQHMGESSDEVNAELSLTREDQDAWSARSHRRAAAAWDEGRMAEEVVPVEVPQRKGDPVVVDRDEGIRPDTSPEGLAALKPAFKPDGTITAGNASQISDGAAAVVVMAPEIAEELGVTPLAEVVAHGMSAERYAYLHTVPALAMQNALKKAGRDVHDLGLIEINEAFASVALNATRMLGADEEIVNVNGGAIALGHPIGASGARLVLTLAYEMRRRGVDLGGASLCGGGGQGDALIIRRVA
- a CDS encoding 2'-5' RNA ligase family protein; its protein translation is MTAGEVQTALLVPIPEAEPLVGPWRARYALDARKGVPAHVTVMAPFLRPEEIGPDVVGNLNETLGRFEPWDFRLVRPARFDDALLYLEPDRADPFLELTRVVMDLFPGLKPYGGQLELDEVIPHLTVADCQAPGICEDGAVLDRVEREIAGSLPVDATASQVWLMSGDGTWKVDARFALHGDLTL
- a CDS encoding phosphotransferase family protein; translated protein: MTGAGPRAEDRQRPLVDPDALERFLEDRLPGPGRVEVERHMAGHSNETFFVRRGEDEWVLRRPPRGAFLPTAHDVLREYRVLSALSGTGVRAPRPVLACDDRAVIGAPFYLMERVRGFVMRGELPPGFADDVTAREGIGDELVDALAELHAVDWQSVGLQGWGRPTGYLERQVKRWRGQLELATQFSRPLPDLVRVGAWLAGHVPEDAPPAIVHGDYKLDNVTFDPNPPARLLSIFDWEMSTIGDPLADVGWMVSFWREPGDPEDPMERDAALTRLPGFLTRAELLERYRDRTGRTAPDMAFYLVLAVWKLAVLLEGSYARHLAGVTDDPLFAELEDGVPVLARRALGLIRDAG
- a CDS encoding acyl-CoA dehydrogenase family protein translates to MPAELEEFRGRVAAFVQDEVLPVEAELNGEDYESFLPELRAKAREAGLWTPHLPAEWGGLGLGALGMALVSQELGVSGLASLALNVMAPDEGNMHLLLGAGTPEQKDRYLKPLAAARIRSCFAMTEQDVASSDPRQLRTTAVRDGDEWVVDGEKWFVSGAQGAAFAIVVAMTDPDQEKPHRRYSLFIVDADTPGWKVVREIPVMGSAGPGGHCEVRLEGCRVPADAMLGGPGEGFALSQQRLGMGRIGHAMRWIGVAQRALDLATGRALEREAFGKRLAEHEAIQWMLADSVIELYASRLMVLHAAWKIDRGDDHRQEVSIVKVFVAEALGRILDRAVQVFGSLGIATDVPLARFYQDARAARIYDGPSEVHRMVIARNLLKAYLAERTTKGATGGIA